The following are from one region of the Lytechinus variegatus isolate NC3 chromosome 4, Lvar_3.0, whole genome shotgun sequence genome:
- the LOC121414025 gene encoding solute carrier family 35 member F2-like, translated as MALGNDVPYVSTTEEIHSSCWTKTRKIFSPLFTISFLKVFLGGQALSLLICGTGVTSQLLNDNHGINAPTTQSFANYLLLALVYCTLLCLRKTREKNFYHIFTKRWWKYILIALVDVEANYLVVKAYQYTTLTSVQLLDCITIPVVILLSFLILRTRYRIIHIAGVVTCIAGLGALIGADVLSGRAGDGTAQNKLLGDIFCLLGASLYGVSNVAQEYVVRQYTRTEFLGMVGLFGTFVSGIQLVALERQELATFSWNIEAILLLLAFAACMFCLYSLFPVVIKWSSATVVNLSILTADMYTLFIGLFVFHFVFSGLYLFGFGLIFTGVIIYSLKPTKDAPSGPRSYSLFHNNQSSENITRISIRDDDDTAEGTTTTLTDGVDIESAAPRDDDTEQLHKEFSKSLNGDSN; from the exons ATGGCTCTCGGAAACGATGTTCCGTACGTTAGTACTACTGAAGAAATTCATTCCAGCTGTTGGactaaaacaagaaaaatattttcacctttATTTACGAT ATCTTTCCTGAAGGTTTTCCTTGGAGGCCAAGCGTTGTCCTTGCTCATCTGTGGCACAGGGGTCACCAGCCAGCTCCTGAACGACAATCATGGAATCAACGCCCCCACTACCCAGAGCTTTGCAAACTATCTTCTCCTGGCGCTGGTGTACTGCACCCTCTTGTGCCTGCGCAAGACCAGGGAGAAGAACTTTTACCACATCTTCACCAAGCGATGGTGGAAGTACATTCTGATAGCACTCGTAGATGTGGAAGCAAACTACTTGGTGGTGAAGGCGTACCAGTATACAACTCTTACGAGTGTACAG CTGTTGGATTGTATCACCATACCTGTGGTAATCTTACTGTCGTTCCTCATCCTGCGTACTCGCTATCGCATCATTCACATTGCTGGTGTGGTAACATGCATTGCTGGCCTTGGGGCTCTCATTGGAGCTGATGTACTGTCAGGCAGAGCTGGTG aTGGCACAGCTCAGAACAAGCTATTGGGTGACATTTTTTGTTTGCTCGGAGCAAGTCTTTATGGTGTCTCCAATGTAGCACAGGAGTATGTGGTCCGTCAGTACACACGGACAGAATTCTTGGGCATGGTCGGACTCTTTGGGACATTTGTATCTGGAATACAACT GGTGGCCCTTGAGCGTCAAGAACTCGCCACCTTCTCCTGGAACATTGAGGCGATCCTGTTGCTCCTAGCCTTTGCAGCGTGTATGTTCTGTCTCTATTCTCTCTTCCCTGTGGTCATCAAGTGGAGTAGTGCCACAGTGGTCAACCTGTCCATCTTGACAGCTGATATGTACACCTTGTTCATCGGGCTCTTCGTGTTCCATTTTGTG TTTTCTGGGCTGTATCTCTTTGGCTTTGGCCTCATCTTCACTGGAGTGATCATCTACTCTCTCAAACCAACAAAGGATGCTCCTTCGGGACCAAGGTCATACAGTCTATTCCACAACAATCAGTCATCGGAAAACATCACCCGCATCAGCATCCGCGATGATGACGATACCGCCGAAGGGACGACAACGACCTTGACGGATGGTGTCGACATTGAAAGTGCAGCGCCGAGGGATGACGATACCGAGCAGTTACATAAAGAATTTAGCAAGAGTCTCAATGGTGATTCGAACTGA
- the LOC121414026 gene encoding ras-related protein Rab-39B-like, which translates to MTASSEDIAGLPPEVIWEYQFRLILVGDSTVGKSSLLRRFCDGKFVEVSDPTVGVDFYARLIEVNVNPKTRVKLQLWDTAGQERFRSITTSYYRNSVGVMLVYDISNRQSFENLQEWLLEAQENVIYPHNTTYMVVGHKTDLGEDMREVHREEGERFAFANGMKFIETSAKACTNVEAAFSVMAKEIYSKLEAGDLCIREGWDGIKGGFAMPRETLRLEEPTEKPRICC; encoded by the exons ATGACAGCCTCGTCAGAAGATATAGCAGGATTGCCTCCAGAAGTAATTTGGGAATATCAGTTTCGGTTGATTTTAGTCGGGGATTCCACTGTGGGGAAGAGTTCGTTACTGCGCCGTTTCTGCGATGGGAAGTTTGTGGAGGTCTCCGACCCCACGGTGGGAGTGGACTTCTACGCGAGGCTGATTGAGGTGAATGTAAACCCGAAGACCAGAGTCAAGCTGCAGCTGTGGGATACAGCTGGACAAGAAAGATTCAG ATCAATAACTACATCCTATTACAGGAACTCGGTAGGTGTGATGCTTGtctatgacatttcaaacagaCAAAGTTTTGAGAATCTGCAGGAGTGGCTGCTGGAAGCTCAGGAGAACGTTATCTACCCCCACAATACAACATACATGGTGGTGGGTCACAAAACGGACTTGGGAGAGGATATGAGAGAGGTACATAGAGAAGAAGGCGAACGCTTTGCTTTCGCCAACGGGATGAAATTTATAGAAACCTCAGCCAAGGCTTGCACTAACGTCGAAGCAGCTTTCTCGGTCATGGCAAAAGAGATCTATTCCAAATTGGAAGCAGGTGACCTGTGCATCAGGGAGGGATGGGACGGCATCAAGGGTGGATTCGCAATGCCGCGGGAAACGTTGCGGCTAGAAGAACCTACGGAAAAACCCAGGATATGCTGCTAA
- the LOC121414027 gene encoding bifunctional peptidase and arginyl-hydroxylase JMJD5-like: protein MNAETFDIPRISAPSDQDFRTNYLRKGVPVVITDVADKWPASQWTLDELSRKAGHNKAFIRQQTDKESYKVGKSYSIRESPLREYIDDIRAENSRARSSYLAVQNIRSTFPELETDIDIPGYVEKLHGGPYLWIAMKGHYEFCHFDPDDGLLVILNGSKRVKLYGCDIQPLYPNPLGSRGRTIQAQVNCDTPDLKAFPKFKGVQCHQCTLNAGEMLFIPAFWWHQVTSLEMTISINFFYGDAGDNIYLTKIMEPMRWQAFSHWFLNIVEQNRPFESFQRVLENLPDSLRSFFLKTWHEKPSQDQQDRLVKLVLEHLNLDSIPTGSVRTSKHPPVMKIRGLLWRK from the exons ATGAATGCAGAAACTTTTGATATTCCACGAATATCAGCTCCATCTGACCAGGACTTTAGAACAAACTACCTGcgaaaag GTGTTCCAGTTGTTATAACAGATGTAGCAGACAAATGGCCTGCATCACAATGGACTCTAGATGAGCTTTCAAGAAAGGCGGGACATAATAAGGCATTTATTAGGCAACAAACTGACAAGGAATCATATAAG GTTGGTAAATCATACAGCATAAGGGAAAGTCCCTTGAGGGAATATATAGATGACATCAGAGCTGAAAACAGCAGAGCAAGGAGTTCTTACCTGGCGGTGCAGAATATTCGCAGCACATTTCCTGAGTTAGAG ACTGATATCGACATACCTGGATATGTTGAAAAGTTACATGGCGGTCCATATCTCTGGATTGCCATGAAAGGACATTATG AATTTTGTCACTTTGATCCAGATGATGGTCTTCTTGTCATCTTGAATGGTTCTAAGAGGGTCAAGCTATATGGGTGTGACATTCAACCTTTGTACCCTAACCCGCTGGGGTCAAGAGGTCGTACTATTCAGGCACAGGTCAACTGCGATACACCGGACCTAAAAGCTTTTCCCAAGTTTAAAGGGGTGCAGTGTCACCAGTGTACTCTGAATGCTGGAGAAAT GTTATTTATTCCTGCTTTCTGGTGGCATCAAGTGACTTCTCTAGAAATGACTATCTCTATCAATTTCTTCTATGGGGATGCTGGAGATAATATCTACCTAACAAAGATTATG GAGCCCATGAGATGGCAGGCCTTCTCCCACTGGTTCCTCAACATCGTGGAGCAGAACAGACCGTTTGAGTCCTTCCAGCGAGTCCTGGAGAACCTCCCAGATAGCCTTAGGAGCTTCTTTCTCAAGACATGGCATGAGAAACCATCACAGGACCAGCAAGATAGACTAGTGAAACTGGTCCTGGAACACCTTAACTTGGACTCTATCCCCACAGGTTCAGTACGGACTAGTAAGCACCCGCCGGTGATGAAAATCAGGGGTCTACTCTGGCGGAAATGA